One genomic window of Deltaproteobacteria bacterium includes the following:
- a CDS encoding ATP-binding protein: MANYINEIHVVNCWAFKNKRFKFDGKRHLIFLGPNGSGKTSILDGLASELVTDGPSHHWIVSLIKANKAVEEIGKNNRRDLALVTTRERELNNQKELAEKNSVVVPYFNESPPLAKTRYLLPTFHFKAARIFNGNPVAGPMLNSGVMSPMGESNSFVQYLVNRRSEQAYAREEGNNEAADNIAKWFSILEQQISNLAGEPLTVKFNRKSNFAFSLVHADGRESPFESLPAGYGNVLEIFSKVLMHFDKAGVAIDDPNTACILLLDEPEVHLHPRLQLSVLPALAKLIPGAQIIAATHSPMVAASLEDAIVYNLETGLPVKTYGLDPNAALLKIFDAELQPKDVRELIQKVADKIDENPDSAQQSLQELEQILGSDHEEIVRFTTLLSLLNIKDDDTNQ, translated from the coding sequence ATGGCCAACTATATAAATGAAATTCATGTCGTCAACTGCTGGGCATTCAAAAATAAACGGTTTAAATTTGATGGCAAACGACATCTTATTTTTCTTGGACCTAATGGCAGCGGTAAAACTTCAATTTTAGATGGGTTAGCATCAGAATTAGTCACAGACGGTCCAAGTCATCATTGGATAGTTAGCTTAATAAAGGCTAATAAGGCGGTAGAGGAGATAGGGAAAAATAACCGACGTGATCTTGCTCTCGTAACCACTCGCGAACGAGAGCTAAATAACCAAAAAGAACTTGCAGAAAAAAACTCTGTTGTTGTTCCATATTTTAATGAATCACCTCCATTAGCAAAAACACGGTATTTATTGCCTACATTTCATTTTAAAGCTGCTCGAATTTTTAATGGTAATCCAGTTGCTGGACCTATGTTGAATTCTGGGGTTATGTCGCCGATGGGGGAATCAAACTCCTTTGTACAATATCTGGTTAATCGGCGTAGTGAACAAGCATATGCCCGCGAAGAAGGTAACAACGAAGCAGCGGATAATATAGCTAAGTGGTTTTCTATATTAGAGCAACAAATCAGCAATTTGGCTGGAGAGCCATTGACTGTAAAGTTTAATCGAAAATCCAACTTTGCTTTTAGTCTAGTGCATGCCGATGGCCGTGAAAGCCCCTTTGAGTCATTACCCGCAGGTTATGGTAATGTATTAGAAATATTTTCAAAAGTATTGATGCATTTTGATAAAGCAGGGGTTGCTATTGATGACCCTAATACTGCCTGTATTTTGCTTCTTGATGAGCCAGAGGTACACCTTCATCCGCGTCTTCAATTATCTGTACTTCCAGCCTTAGCGAAATTAATTCCTGGTGCACAAATAATTGCTGCTACACATTCACCGATGGTTGCAGCCAGCTTAGAAGATGCCATAGTATATAATCTTGAAACAGGCTTGCCCGTAAAGACTTATGGACTTGACCCAAATGCCGCTCTTTTAAAAATATTTGATGCCGAGCTACAACCAAAAGATGTACGTGAATTAATTCAAAAGGTTGCCGACAAAATTGATGAAAATCCTGATTCTGCACAGCAATCACTTCAAGAATTAGAACAAATTCTTGGCAGCGATCATGAAGAAATTGTGCGTTTTACTACCTTATTATCACTACTAAATATCAAAGACGATGATACCAATCAATAA
- a CDS encoding D-2-hydroxyacid dehydrogenase, with product MNILIYLKSEISSFQVNDTQFANLVARLSQHNFVRVTSKEEFKQKLPETDAAVVWSFPAHWYALAPKLKHVFTPAAGHDWIAPDPQGQVSIHFGKFHGKIMAESLLAMMLFMNRQLGVAIKQQRDHVWAAKNFESCRRIVGQTALIIGYGAIGQHIARLLSAIGMTVYGLRRTKIDNTSYVKRLFTGNELHEALTFADHVVCILPGDTTTDNFLDAAAFAKMKPGAIVYNLGRGNTIDHNVLVAALNSGAIAGAFLDVLPKEPLPPTSSLWDTPKLYFSPHAAAVYAEYLDLYFKELAELINKLGTSV from the coding sequence ATGAACATTCTTATTTATCTCAAGAGCGAAATTAGTTCCTTTCAAGTTAATGACACACAGTTTGCTAATTTAGTTGCTCGTTTGTCGCAACATAATTTTGTGCGTGTGACGAGCAAAGAAGAGTTTAAGCAAAAGTTACCTGAAACTGATGCAGCCGTAGTGTGGAGTTTTCCTGCTCATTGGTATGCTTTAGCACCAAAACTTAAACATGTTTTTACCCCGGCTGCTGGTCATGATTGGATTGCACCTGATCCTCAAGGGCAGGTGAGCATTCATTTTGGTAAGTTTCACGGTAAAATAATGGCTGAAAGCCTTTTAGCGATGATGCTATTTATGAATCGACAGCTTGGGGTGGCTATTAAGCAACAACGCGATCATGTTTGGGCTGCAAAAAATTTTGAGAGTTGTCGGCGCATAGTCGGGCAAACAGCACTCATTATTGGTTATGGCGCCATTGGGCAGCATATAGCTAGGCTTTTATCGGCAATAGGTATGACGGTTTATGGATTACGTCGAACCAAAATAGATAATACCTCTTATGTAAAAAGACTTTTTACGGGTAATGAACTTCATGAGGCTTTGACTTTTGCAGATCACGTGGTTTGTATTTTACCTGGTGATACGACTACTGATAATTTTCTTGATGCCGCTGCTTTTGCAAAAATGAAACCCGGCGCTATTGTTTATAATCTTGGTCGCGGTAATACTATTGATCATAATGTGCTAGTTGCTGCGCTTAATTCAGGTGCGATTGCAGGCGCATTTCTTGATGTGTTGCCCAAAGAGCCACTGCCGCCCACTTCGTCTTTGTGGGATACACCCAAACTTTATTTTTCCCCGCACGCTGCTGCGGTATATGCAGAGTATTTAGATTTATATTTTAAAGAACTTGCTGAATTAATTAATAAGTTGGGAACGAGCGTTTAA
- a CDS encoding DUF3617 family protein: protein MRIISLAVAIIFSLPFATFAAKAINVQEGQWETTIKMEMIGMPMAMPPMTTTSCITKKDLVPNTQQPDQKCKVSKIKIKKDSVSWSIKCNDDKGMVMTGAGKIIYKYNVYNGSMDFQISGGGQPDMQMKYTMSGKRIGECKK from the coding sequence ATGCGTATTATCTCACTTGCTGTTGCTATTATTTTTAGCCTTCCATTTGCAACCTTCGCCGCAAAAGCAATCAATGTTCAAGAAGGTCAGTGGGAAACCACCATAAAAATGGAGATGATCGGCATGCCCATGGCCATGCCACCTATGACCACCACTAGCTGTATTACTAAAAAAGACCTTGTACCTAACACGCAACAACCCGATCAGAAATGTAAAGTTAGTAAAATTAAAATTAAAAAGGACTCCGTCTCCTGGTCTATTAAATGTAATGATGACAAGGGCATGGTTATGACTGGCGCTGGCAAAATCATCTACAAGTACAACGTGTATAATGGTTCAATGGATTTTCAAATTTCAGGTGGCGGTCAACCCGACATGCAAATGAAGTATACTATGAGTGGTAAACGTATAGGTGAATGTAAAAAATAA